The Anguilla anguilla isolate fAngAng1 chromosome 4, fAngAng1.pri, whole genome shotgun sequence genome has a window encoding:
- the matk gene encoding megakaryocyte-associated tyrosine-protein kinase, with the protein MATKCWAAGTQCIAKNDHTKPKASELAYRKGDILTIVEIGMDKGVYKATHNKTGEEGLISASSVREREAIRIDPSLSLMPWFHGKISGPEAVNKLKPMEDGLFLVRESIRHPGDYVLCVSFAHEVIHYRVIYRDNKLTIDNTQFFYNLIDMIEFYTKNKGAIATTLQKPKQKEGTKSAEVELSKAGWLLDIKKLTLGESIGEGEFGEVYMGEYMGQKVAVKNIKCDVTAQAFLAETAVMTKLQHRNLVQLLGVILDNGLHIVTEFMAKGNLVNFLRTRGRSVIGKTQLLHFALDVCAGMEYLESKRLVHRDLAARNVLVSVDSVAKVSDFGLAKRDSKATDNAKLPIKWTAPEALKKDKFSTRSDVWSYGVLLWETFSYGRQPYPKMSLKEVKETVEQGYRMEAPEDCPASVYAIMRVCWEADPGKRPSFRKLRDKLKRELPDSNSATGS; encoded by the exons GACAAGGGCGTTTACAAAGCCACACACAACAAGACCGGAGAGGAGGGCCTCATCTCTGCTAGCAGTGTCCGAGAGCGGGAAGCCATTCGCATAGACCCAAGCCTCAGCCTCATGCC CTGGTTTCATGGGAAAATCTCAGGGCCAGAAGCGGTGAACAAGCTGAAACCTATGGAGGATGGGCTGTTCCTGGTACGAGAGTCCATCCGGCATCCTGGCGAttatgtgctgtgtgtcagttttGCTCACGAAGTCATTCACTACCGGGTTATCTATCGTGACAACAAGCTGACAATTGACAACACCCAGTTTTTCTACAACCTCATTGACATGATTGAG TTCTACACAAAGAACAAGGGAGCCATTGCTACAACCCTGCAGAAACCGAAACAGAAAGAGGGCACCAAATCAGCGGAGGTGGAGCTGTCTAAGG ctgGATGGCTGCTGGACATCAAAAAGCTCACCTTGGGAGAGAGCATTGGAGAAGGGGAGTTTGGAG AGGTGTACATGGGGGAATACATGGGACAGAAGGTGGCCGTCAAGAACATcaagtgtgatgtcacagctcaGGCCTTCCTGGCGGAGACCGCTGTCATGAC GAAACTCCAGCACAGGAACTTGGTGCAGTTGCTAGGGGTGATCTTGGACAATGGGCTGCACATCGTCACAGAGTTCATGGCGAAG GGTAACCTGGTGAATTTCCTCCGGACGAGAGGTCGCTCCGTGATTGGCAAGACGCAACTGCTTCACTTCGCACT AGACGTCTGTGCAGGGATGGAGTACCTGGAGTCCAAGAGGCTGGTACACAGAGACCTGGCCGCTCGCAACGTCCTGGTGTCCGTCGACAGTGTGGCTAAGGTTAGCGACTTTGGGCTGGCCAAAAGGGACTCCAAGGCGACGGATAACGCAAAGCTGCCCATCAAATGGACTGCCCCCGAAGCTCTGAAGAAAGAT AAATTCTCCACGCGCTCAGATGTCTGGAGCTATGGGGTCCTCTTATGGGAGACGTTCTCCTACGGCAGACAGCCCTACCCAAAGATG TCTCTGAAGGAGGTGAAGGAGACGGTGGAGCAAGGCTATCGCATGGAAGCCCCGGAGGACTGCCCCGCCAGCGTCTACGCCATCATGAGGGTCTGCTGGGAGGCCGATCCCGGGAAGAGGCCTTCCTTCCGAAAACTGCGGGACAAGCTGAAGAGGGAGCTGCCCGACAGTAACTCTGCAACGGGCTCCTGA